From a region of the Impatiens glandulifera chromosome 4, dImpGla2.1, whole genome shotgun sequence genome:
- the LOC124934015 gene encoding probable glycosyltransferase At3g07620, whose product MAMSSHPFLLLVISLSIIIYTNSKPLLNDVTSPYLSPTTLFKNYDKMLKNFRIYIYKPSNPLTFNTQPESLFYKSLLHSSFVTQDPEQAHLFFVPFPNMSTRSLSRLVKDLRINFPFWNRTLGADHFYLSRTGIGYAADRNVLELKKNAIQISSFPTIPGNFIPHKDITLPPPNPGNDNPLDLLSHAAINTTQMFYAFGDNRDGRSQIQLVNEMNNESRLAAGRFCLIRYSIVNDEMSWLGEVLRLGCLPVVITDRPIQDLPFMDLLRWSDIAVFVGAKQGEGELNKIVKKMIDGKEENEYGRMRDFGMKVSQQHFTWNEIAEPYDAFHMVMYQLWLRRHTIRYARREWDDDEENKSS is encoded by the coding sequence ATGGCTATGAGTTCTCATCCCTTCCTTCTTCTGGTAATCTCTCTGTCCATCATCATCTACACCAATTCAAAACCTCTCCTTAACGATGTCACTTCCCCTTATCTATCACCGACAACCCTTTTCAAGAATTACGACAAGATGCTCAAAAACTTCAGGATATATATTTACAAACCATCAAACCCATTAACCTTCAACACACAGCCTGAGTCACTCTTCTACAAATCACTCCTTCATAGCTCCTTTGTGACTCAAGATCCAGAACAAGCTCACCTCTTCTTCGTTCCATTTCCCAATATGTCCACTCGTAGTCTCTCTCGATTAGTTAAAGACCTAAGGATAAACTTCCCTTTCTGGAATCGAACTCTCGGCGCAGATCATTTCTATCTATCTCGAACAGGAATTGGTTACGCCGCTGATCGGAATGTACTGGAGTTAAAGAAGAACGCTATTCAGATCTCAAGCTTTCCTACTATTCCAGGTAACTTTATTCCTCACAAGGACATAACTCTTCCTCCACCAAACCCTGGAAACGATAACCCATTAGATCTGTTGTCCCATGCTGCGATTAATACTACTCAGATGTTTTATGCTTTTGGGGATAATAGAGATGGAAGAAGTCAAATTCAGCTGGTTAATGAGATGAACAATGAATCTAGACTAGCTGCTGGTAGATTCTGTCTGATTAGGTATAGTATTGTTAATGATGAGATGTCTTGGTTGGGTGAAGTTTTGAGATTGGGATGCTTGCCTGTAGTGATAACAGATAGACCAATTCAAGACCTTCCTTTCATGGATTTGTTGAGATGGTCTGATATTGCTGTTTTTGTTGGGGCAAAACAGGGGGAAGGGGAGTTAAATAAGatagtgaagaagatgattgatgggaaagaagaaaatgaatatgGGAGAATGAGAGATTTTGGTATGAAAGTGAGTCAACAACATTTTACTTGGAATGAAATTGCTGAGCCATATGATGCTTTTCATATGGTTATGTACCAGTTATGGTTGAGAAGACATACTATTAGATATGCAAGAAGAGAGTGggatgatgatgaagagaaCAAGTCTTCATAA